The Magnolia sinica isolate HGM2019 chromosome 10, MsV1, whole genome shotgun sequence genome includes a window with the following:
- the LOC131257769 gene encoding probable disease resistance RPP8-like protein 4: MALAESVVEVLLEKLADQLIQEAEFLHGVRNEVELLDAEFRRMLCFLKDADAKQGRDERVKNWVRDVRDVAYDAEDVIDTFLFKVAALKRRGFMGRIRRYAFVFNELMTLHKVGSEIERIKNKIRAILESRLVYGIENIGQGVGTSSAGLNIREWRLTSPLSQEPDFVGFEKDLKILVDQLTEGKRRYVVSVVGMGGLGKTTLTKKVYNNRHVKTHFQSRAWISISQEYGVKDLLMNIINCYMVLSEEELNKVEKMDVFQLRHKISEYLQEKRYLMVLDDIWTNEAWDALKDAFPDTNNGSRVIVTTRKKDVALHADAQSMLYELRFFETGESWELFCRKTFPGKDDGCPQELEKLGREIVEKCHGLPLAIEVIGGLLSRKEPWEWENVRKTISWQFVQGQPQISKILSLSYRDLPYYLKPCFLYLGIFPEDSEFLAKKLIRLWAAEGLLQRRGDETLEEMGEDCLKELIQRSMIQLAKRNSSGGIKSCRIHDLLRDLSISEAKEDKFLQVHREKGDALSAFTARRLAIYDNALSECTNLKSYNPRLRSLLTYTKVDEKFPYTGFKLLRVLDLHNVRIKKLPSGIGALIHLRYLGFTNTLLKRLPSSIGNLHNLQTLIVTSHNDITIPSVMGKMQELRHVQVNSVFGNYGVSPGVIEGHPRLDRISNLQTLSYVEAGEWMKGCLGKLTNLRKLGIILDNGGAYAEVLNESIVKMDCLKSLTVKGHQFPSKFPFTHLLSLRKLRLHGMLLESTEFPTILTKLTLAYSHLNQDPLIMLEKLKNLRILSLLDASYEGVEMACSSQGFPLLESLRLQCLRQLKEWRVEEGAMPSLLHLGISDCRQLKKLPDGLQHVTTLKELELLGMPDEFKERLRVDRGEDWHNFRHIPSISISHKRYICW; this comes from the exons ATGGCCCTTGCTGAGTCCGTTGTCGAGGTCCTTCTGGAAAAGCTCGCTGACCAGCTCATTCAAGAAGCCGAGTTCTTACATGGGGTTCGCAATGAAGTCGAATTGCTCGACGCAGAATTTAGGCGGATGCTATGTTTCTTGAAAGATGCAGACGCCAAACAAGGAAGAGATGAAAGGGTGAAGAACTGGGTGCGGGACGTGAGGGATGTTGCATACGATGCTGAGGATGTCATCGATACCTTTCTCTTCAAGGTAGCAGCCTTGAAGCGAAGAGGATTTATGGGCCGGATTAGAAGGTACGCTTTCGTCTTCAATGAGTTGATGACTCTCCATAAGGTGGGTTCTGAGATTGAACGGATAAAGAATAAAATCCGTGCAATCTTGGAAAGTAGGTTGGTTTATGGAATTGAAAATATAGGGCAGGGAGTAGGGACGAGCTCCGCTGGTCTAAACATCCGAGAGTGGAGGCTCACTTCTCCTCTTTCTCAAGAACCAGATTTTGTTGGCTTTGAGAAAGATTTGAAGATATTGGTGGATCAATTGACAGAGGGAAAGCGCCGTTACGTTGTTTCTGTAGTCGGAATGGGTGGTCTTGGTAAGACCACTCTTACCAAGAAAGTTTATAACAACAGACATGTTAAAACACATTTTCAATCTCGAGCATGGATTTCTATATCCCAAGAGTATGGTGTAAAGGATCTTCTTATGAACATCATAAATTGCTATATGGTGCTCTCAGAAGAGGAGCTCAATAAAGTGGAGAAAATGGACGTCTTTCAGCTGAGGCATAAAATTTCAGAGTATTTGCAAGAGAAGAGATACCTGATGGTACTAGATGATATATGGACAAATGAAGCTTGGGATGCTCTCAAGGATGCTTTCCCAGATACAAACAACGGAAGTAGGGTCATTGTTACCACTCGAAAGAAAGACGTAGCTTTACATGCAGATGCACAGAGCATGCTGTATGAATTGCGATTTTTTGAAACAGGAGAGAGTTGGGAATTGTTTTGCAGGAAAACATTCCCAGGAAAAGATGATGGTTGCCCTCAGGAATTGGAGAAGTTAGGAAGAGAGATTGTGGAAAAATGCCATGGTCTACCTCTTGCGATCGAAGTCATTGGCGGGCTCTTATCTAGAAAAGAACCATGGGAGTGGGAGAATGTACGCAAGACCATTAGCTGGCAATTTGTCCAAGGCCAACCCCAAATCTCTAAAATATTGTCTTTAAGTTATAGAGATCTGCCGTATTACTTGAAACCATGTTTTCTATACTTGGGGATTTTTCCAGAAGACTCTGAGTTCCTCGCTAAGAAACTTATTCGATTGTGGGCCGCAGAAGGGTTACTGCAGAGGAGAGGGGATGAAACACTTGAGGAGATGGGAGAAGATTGTCTGAAAGAGTTGATTCAGCGAAGCATGATTCAACTTGCAAAAAGAAATTCAAGCGGGGGTATTAAAAGTTGCCGTATTCACGATCTTTTGCGGGATCTTTCCATATCAGAAGCAAAGGAAGATAAGTTTCTCCAAGTTCATCGTGAGAAGGGGGATGCTCTATCCGCATTTACAGCCCGTCGACTTGCAATTTACGATAATGCCTTAAGTGAGTGCACTAATTTAAAATCTTACAATCCACGGCTTCGGTCTTTGCTGACCTACACCAAAGTTGATGAGAAGTTTCCTTACACAGGCTTTAAATTGCTCAGGGTGTTAGATCTACACAATGTAAGGATAAAAAAGCTACCAAGTGGCATAGGTGCACTGATTCACTTGAGGTACCTCGGATTTACCAACACTTTGTTAAAAAGGCTCCCATCATCGATAGGCAATCTTCACAATTTACAAACACTAATTGTAACATCCCATAATGACATCACTATACCCAGCGTAATGGGGAAGATGCAGGAGTTAAGACATGTCCAAGtgaattctgtatttgggaatTATGGTGTATCTCCGGGTGTGATAGAAGGGCATCCACGACTCGACCGGATTAGTAACCTGCAAACCCTGTCATATGTAGAAGCTGGCGAATGGATgaagggttgcttgggaaagcttACGAATCTTAGAAAACTAGGAATAATTTTAGATAATGGAGGAGCGTATGCTGAGGTATTGAATGAATCCATTGTCAAAATGGACTGCCTGAAGTCCTTGACTGTGAAGGGACACCAATTCCCATCGAAATTTCCTTTTACACATCTTCTCAGTTTAAGAAAGTTGCGTTTGCATGGAATGTTACTGGAGTCTACTGAATTCCCAACAATCCTCACCAAGCTTACCTTAGCATACTCCCATTTAAATCAAGACCCACTGATAATGTTGGAGAAGCTGAAAAACCTTCGGATTCTCTCATTGCTCGATGCGTCATACGAAGGAGTGGAGATGGCTTGCTCTTCACAGGGGTTTCCTCTACTCGAATCCTTGCGTCTTCAATGCTTACGTCAATTAAAGGAGTGGAGAGTGGAGGAAGGAGCTATGCCAAGCCTTTTACATTTAGGGATCAGTGACTGCCGGCAATTGAAGAAGCTTCCAGATGGACTGCAACACGTTACTACCCtcaaggaattggagttgttggGGATGCCCGATGAATTCAAAGAAAGGCTTCGAGTAGACAGGGGCGAAGATTGGCATAATTTTCGGCACATACCTTCCATTAGCATATCCCATAAACGATACATTT GTTGGTGA